In Terriglobus sp. TAA 43, a single window of DNA contains:
- a CDS encoding ribonuclease R family protein — translation MPGHPYQHTDREILRRIQRAGGRAGYKQLVRELGMGGGRERRMLLEQLMRMTARGALAKIDQEHWALPETNVERAKNDNRFGGRRGFAHDLKQRVRDREGSRKDLIAGKLQLHRDGFGFVRPTDSTVSDGDLFIPPHELNGAMQGDQVLVLPAPPSRDGRRSGRIVRVLTRRNPTVVGIFHAGGARGRSVDYGSDDIRLRGSYVTPLDARMSQPVLIENDRDLPTAAITPHRTLGAEASAQEHVWDGTLQNLHGLAVDVEITQYPTEYSPARGRVIEVLGNPDAFGVDVEIVIRKHHLPHVFPANVLAEAQDAAHRNVASLDDNEIHARTDFRDEPIVTIDGETAKDFDDAVLVRKRDDGTWELQVHIADVAEYVLDGTDLDLEARLRGNSVYFPDRAVPMLPQELSNGECSLRPDEDRMVLSCLATIDSDGNVLGYEVCEGIIRSARRMTYTKVQKILDGDAELRAEYVDFVPQFELMLELAQKLNGKRVKRGSIDFDLPEPVIEFDENGTMRGVRKAERAWSNRIIEEFMLCANECVARWMEASGVPAMYRIHEMPDPKRIVEFEDAAAAFGVSLGVGALPVKTLTMKADRRDQRHQHERGRDGRRPQQHEVSSQIEVEPQMYQRLAAKIQGRPEERILSYLMLRSLKQAKYSEKNEGHFALAAPAYTHFTSPIRRYPDLIVHRVVKTLLAEGASPLGGPEETASSSAQRFAATHSHELIHAEGYEEPYPREEVAAIAQECSETERRAADAERELIEWKKIEFMSDRVGEDFAAMVLSVTKYGAYVELHDLYVEGLVLIHSLTGDHYTYRENAREIRGSKSGKTIRPGMQVRVLLDRIDRGNRRLQFAILPEEESMSEGIKPFVSKRTRKTAPREEKKTTAKTEGLRPAKKGGKARATSKSQLSNESPFAKFATIDGVKPRRRKNKDLIAASRKKKGKRH, via the coding sequence ATGCCGGGTCACCCTTATCAGCACACAGATCGCGAGATTCTGCGGCGCATTCAACGCGCTGGCGGTCGCGCGGGTTACAAACAACTGGTTCGCGAACTGGGTATGGGCGGTGGTCGCGAACGTCGCATGCTGCTGGAGCAACTGATGCGCATGACGGCTCGCGGCGCACTGGCGAAGATCGACCAGGAGCACTGGGCGTTGCCGGAAACAAATGTCGAGCGTGCAAAGAATGACAATCGTTTCGGTGGTCGCCGCGGCTTTGCACACGACCTGAAACAGCGCGTGCGTGATCGCGAGGGCAGTCGAAAAGATCTGATCGCTGGCAAGTTACAACTGCATCGTGATGGCTTTGGCTTTGTACGTCCGACGGACAGCACTGTGTCTGATGGCGATCTCTTCATCCCGCCGCACGAGTTGAATGGAGCCATGCAGGGGGACCAGGTGCTGGTGTTGCCTGCGCCTCCTTCGCGTGATGGCCGTCGCAGCGGCCGTATTGTGCGTGTGCTCACTCGCCGTAACCCCACGGTCGTCGGCATCTTTCACGCAGGGGGCGCGCGTGGCCGCTCAGTCGATTACGGCAGCGACGATATTCGACTTCGCGGCAGTTACGTCACACCGCTGGATGCGCGCATGTCGCAGCCGGTCTTGATTGAGAATGATCGCGATCTTCCGACTGCGGCCATCACGCCGCATCGCACTCTTGGCGCGGAGGCGAGTGCGCAGGAGCATGTGTGGGACGGCACGCTGCAGAATCTGCATGGGCTGGCTGTCGATGTGGAGATTACGCAGTATCCCACGGAGTATTCGCCTGCGCGCGGCCGTGTGATTGAAGTGCTGGGTAATCCGGATGCGTTTGGTGTGGATGTGGAGATCGTGATCCGCAAACATCATCTGCCGCATGTGTTTCCTGCAAATGTGCTGGCAGAGGCGCAGGACGCGGCGCACCGCAATGTTGCTTCGCTGGATGACAACGAAATCCATGCTCGTACGGACTTTCGTGACGAACCAATCGTTACGATTGATGGCGAGACCGCGAAAGACTTCGATGATGCCGTTCTGGTCCGCAAGCGTGACGACGGCACTTGGGAGTTGCAGGTTCACATCGCGGATGTTGCAGAGTATGTGCTGGATGGCACGGACCTGGATCTGGAAGCGCGCCTTCGTGGCAACAGCGTGTACTTCCCGGATCGTGCTGTGCCTATGCTGCCGCAGGAGTTGTCGAACGGTGAGTGTTCGCTGCGACCGGATGAAGACCGCATGGTCCTGTCATGCCTCGCAACGATTGATAGCGATGGCAATGTGCTGGGCTACGAGGTATGCGAAGGGATTATCCGTTCTGCTCGCCGCATGACGTATACGAAAGTGCAGAAGATACTCGACGGCGATGCGGAACTGCGCGCTGAGTATGTCGATTTCGTTCCACAGTTTGAGCTCATGCTGGAGCTTGCACAGAAGTTAAATGGCAAGCGGGTAAAGCGCGGATCGATTGATTTTGATCTGCCCGAACCGGTGATTGAGTTCGACGAAAACGGCACTATGCGCGGTGTGCGCAAGGCAGAGCGTGCGTGGTCCAACCGCATTATCGAAGAGTTCATGTTGTGCGCGAATGAATGCGTGGCCCGATGGATGGAAGCCAGCGGAGTGCCTGCGATGTATCGCATTCACGAGATGCCAGACCCTAAGCGCATCGTTGAGTTTGAGGACGCAGCTGCTGCATTCGGCGTGTCCCTTGGCGTTGGAGCATTGCCAGTGAAGACGTTGACCATGAAGGCAGATCGCCGTGATCAACGTCATCAGCATGAACGAGGCCGTGATGGTCGCCGACCGCAACAGCATGAGGTGTCTTCACAGATTGAAGTGGAGCCGCAGATGTATCAGCGACTCGCAGCGAAAATACAGGGCAGACCAGAGGAACGCATTCTCAGCTACCTGATGCTGCGTTCATTGAAGCAGGCCAAGTACTCCGAGAAGAATGAAGGTCACTTCGCCCTCGCCGCGCCCGCATATACGCACTTTACTTCGCCCATTCGTCGTTATCCCGATCTGATCGTGCACCGTGTTGTGAAGACGTTGCTTGCGGAAGGCGCTTCACCCTTGGGTGGCCCCGAGGAAACAGCATCATCATCCGCACAGCGATTCGCAGCGACTCATTCCCATGAATTGATTCATGCAGAAGGTTATGAGGAACCGTATCCGCGCGAGGAGGTTGCAGCCATTGCGCAGGAGTGCAGCGAGACAGAACGCCGCGCCGCCGATGCAGAACGTGAACTGATCGAGTGGAAGAAGATTGAGTTCATGAGCGATCGCGTCGGAGAAGACTTCGCTGCGATGGTGCTCTCCGTAACAAAGTACGGCGCGTATGTTGAGTTGCACGATTTGTATGTGGAGGGCCTTGTGCTGATTCACTCCCTTACAGGCGATCACTACACGTACCGCGAAAATGCCCGCGAAATACGCGGGTCTAAGAGTGGCAAGACGATTCGTCCCGGGATGCAGGTGCGCGTCCTGCTTGACCGTATCGATCGAGGCAATCGCAGGTTGCAGTTCGCCATTCTTCCCGAAGAAGAGAGTATGTCGGAGGGCATAAAGCCCTTCGTCAGCAAGCGCACGCGCAAGACAGCGCCGCGCGAGGAGAAGAAGACCACGGCAAAGACTGAAGGCTTGCGTCCCGCAAAGAAGGGTGGCAAGGCGCGGGCTACCTCTAAGTCACAGTTGTCGAATGAATCTCCTTTTGCGAAATTCGCAACGATTGATGGCGTGAAGCCGCGGCGACGGAAGAACAAGGATCTGATTGCAGCGAGCCGCAAGAAGAAGGGCAAGCGTCATTAG